From the Flavobacterium galactosidilyticum genome, one window contains:
- a CDS encoding deoxyhypusine synthase family protein: MSKGPISQFIEKNYLHFNAAALVDAAKGYEEHLLDNGKMMITLGGAMSTAELGKSLAEMIRQDKVHIISCTGANLEEDIMNLVAHNSYKRIPNYRDLTPQEERDLLDNHFNRVTDTCIPEEEAFRRLQSHLFDIWNKADKSGERYFPHEFMYQMINSGVLEQYYEIDAKDSWMVAAAEKNLPIVVPGWEDSTMGNIFASYCIKGEFKPTTTKSGIEYMMWLADWYPKNCSGKGIGFFQIGGGIAGDFPICVVPMLDQDLEVENVPFWSYFCQISDSTTSYGSYSGAVPNEKITWGKLDITTPKFIIESDATIVAPLIFAYLLDL; this comes from the coding sequence ATGAGCAAAGGACCAATTAGTCAGTTTATTGAAAAGAATTATTTGCATTTTAATGCAGCTGCTTTAGTAGATGCTGCAAAAGGATATGAAGAGCATTTATTAGATAATGGTAAAATGATGATCACGCTTGGTGGTGCGATGAGTACTGCTGAACTTGGAAAATCATTAGCAGAGATGATACGCCAAGATAAAGTGCATATTATTTCATGTACTGGCGCTAATCTTGAAGAAGATATCATGAATTTAGTTGCTCACAATTCGTACAAGAGAATTCCAAATTATAGAGATTTAACACCTCAAGAAGAGAGAGATTTGTTAGACAACCACTTTAATCGTGTAACTGATACTTGTATTCCTGAAGAAGAAGCATTTAGAAGATTACAATCACATTTATTTGATATTTGGAACAAAGCTGATAAATCAGGAGAACGTTATTTCCCACATGAATTTATGTACCAAATGATTAATTCAGGAGTTTTAGAGCAGTATTACGAAATTGACGCTAAAGATTCTTGGATGGTTGCCGCAGCCGAAAAAAACCTACCAATTGTAGTTCCAGGATGGGAAGATAGTACAATGGGAAATATTTTCGCTTCTTATTGCATTAAAGGCGAATTCAAACCAACAACAACAAAAAGCGGAATTGAATACATGATGTGGTTAGCTGATTGGTATCCTAAAAACTGTAGCGGTAAAGGAATTGGTTTCTTCCAGATTGGTGGTGGAATCGCTGGTGATTTCCCTATTTGTGTTGTACCAATGTTAGATCAAGATTTAGAAGTTGAAAATGTTCCTTTTTGGAGTTATTTCTGTCAGATTTCAGACTCTACAACTAGTTATGGTTCGTATTCAGGTGCGGTTCCAAACGAAAAAATTACATGGGGTAAGTTAGACATCACAACTCCTAAGTTTATCATCGAGTCAGATGCTACGATTGTAGCACCTTTAATTTTCGCTTATTTATTAGATTTATAG